Proteins found in one Aethina tumida isolate Nest 87 chromosome 1, icAetTumi1.1, whole genome shotgun sequence genomic segment:
- the LOC109594884 gene encoding electron transfer flavoprotein subunit alpha, mitochondrial, which yields MFSKTSRQITAQFSQLKRLQSTLIIAEHDNNGLLPITQNAITAAKKLGGDISVLVAGTKCGPASQAVAKASGVSKVLVAEGEAFKGFTAESLTPLILAAQKKNNYTHIVAGASAFGKALLPRVAAKLDVSPVSDVIGIKSADTFVRSIYAGNAIQTLTAKDAVKVLSVRGTSFEADKLEGGSAATETLPADGCATDLTVFLSQELSKSDRPELTSAKVVVSGGRGLKSGDNFKLLYDLADKLKAAVGASRAAVDAGFVPNDLQVGQTGKIVAPDLYIAVGISGAIQHLAGMKDSKTIVAINKDPEAPIFQVADYGLVADLFKAVPELTGKL from the exons atgttttcgaAAACATCTCGCCAAATTACTGCACAG ttcAGCCAGTTGAAAAGGCTGCAGAGCACTTTGATCATAGCTGAGCACGACAACAACGGCCTACTACCCATAACTCAAAATGCCATCACCGCTGCCAAAAAGCTTGGAGGAGACATTTCTGTACTTGTAGCTGGAACAAAATGTGGACCT GCATCCCAAGCCGTGGCGAAAGCCAGCGGAGTCTCCAAAGTCCTCGTCGCCGAGGGTGAGGCCTTCAAGGGCTTCACTGCCGAAAGCTTAACACCCCTCATCTTGGCTGCCCAAAAGAAAAACAACTACACTCACATTGTAGCTGGTGCTTCGGCCTTTGGAAAAGCCCTGCTACCCAGAGTGGCTGCCAAATTGGACGTCTCCCCCGTTTCTGACGTAATCGGCATCAAATCAGCTGATACTTTCGTCCGCAGCATCTATGCAGGCAATGCCATCCAAACATTGACTGCCAAGGATGCAGTTAAGGTTTTGAGTGTGAGAGGTACGAGCTTTgaagctgacaaattggaggGTGGCTCAGCCGCCACTGAGACCCTCCCTGCTGATGGCTGTGCCACTGACTTGACGGTCTTCCTCAGCCAGGAATTGAGCAAGTCCGACAGGCCTGAGCTCACCAGTGCCAAAGTTGTTGTTTCTGGAG GACGTGGTCTGAAGTCTGGGGATAACTTCAAGCTCTTGTACGATCTTGCTGACAAGCTTAAGGCTGCAGTTGGTGCCTCCCGTGCTGCTGTGGATGCCGGTTTCGTTCCGAATGATCTACAAGTTGGTCAAACCGGAAAGATCGTTGCTCCC GATCTATACATTGCTGTTGGTATTTCTGGTGCCATCCAACATTTGGCTGGTATGAAGGATAGTAAAACTATTGTAGCCATCAATAAGGACCCTGAGGCGCCTATTTTCCAAGTCGCCGATTATGGTTTGGTCGCTGATTTGTTCAAGGCAGTTCCTGAACTTACtggaaaattgtaa
- the LOC109594895 gene encoding protein ABHD8 — protein sequence MTEDAFSNTGCVPKAVISWRNFVSLLNLGHQIYPADPIAPENSEFIVIDRKFNIRVIHIKPDNTRRAPIRESFRIGGSKRNSLSEEYWFTKWNKPLKIGHCNCSFRRSMRYSIISNQPTVENVRESALNLDKPTKIVNVETFVDRLIQETFFEAFQEYYMSKNNKNGKSGNINLAFEMTEEEFSGVTLRKKNKESDKKQCTHKKVQKKPLILLLHGIGVSADVWSVLINALTTRNFEVIAPDMLGHGFSSAPDKACLYTFESLLVQLLTIFDHYMSVDEKRKCIIIGHSYGCSLATALYQQRTSQISQLILISGGGPTPLAAPVSENEISPFGCVYTLFSPLFFCGLKRSFFYSSRGKHFNPCLDVECNSIPGHVLKYIANGQQWPQGDAAFHRRILVPTLLVHGLQDQKVTLVQQCEMERTIPRAFLELIPNAGHMAMLDTPEHLNHMILCFLDWWT from the exons atgaCCGAGGACGCGTTTTCAAACACTGGTTGTGTGCCAAAGGCGGTGATTTCCTGGCGAAATTTTGTGTCGTTGCTTAACTTGGGACATCAGATTTATCCAGCTGATCCCATCGCCCCGGAAAACTCCGAGTTCATTGTGATTGATAGGAAGTTTAACATTAGGGTGATTCATATTAAGCCGGACAACACTAGGAGGGCACCCATAAGGGAGTCATTCAGGATCGGAGGGTCCAAAAGGAATTCTTTGTCTGAGGAGTACTGGTTCACGAAATGGAACAAGCCACTCAAAATTGGGCACTGCAACTGTTCGTTCAGGAGGTCCATGAGGTATTCAATTATCTCAAACCAGCCGACAGTGGAGAATGTAAGGGAAAg TGCATTAAATCTGGATAAGCctacaaaaatagtaaatgtgGAAACATTCGTTGATCGATTGATacaagagacattttttgagGCATTCCAAGAGTACTACATgtccaaaaacaacaaaaatggcAAGTCTGGCAACATTAATTTGGCTTTCGAAATGACAGAAGAAGAGTTTAGTGGTGTTACTTTGAGAAAGAAAAACAAGGAATCCGACAAAAAGCAGTGTACACATAAAAAGGTGCAAAAA AAACCTCTCATATTGTTATTACATGGAATTGGAGTGTCTGCTGATGTTTGGTCTGTATTAATAAACGCCTTAACCACCAGGAACTTTGAAGTCATAGCTCCAGACATGCTGGGACATGGCTTCAGCTCAGCACCTGATAAAGCCTGTTTGTACACATTTGAGAGCCTTCTCGTCCAACTTTTGACGATTTTTGATCATTACATGAGTGTGGATGAAAAGAGGAAGTGCATTATTATTGGCCACTCATACGG GTGTAGTTTAGCTACAGCCTTGTATCAACAAAGAACCTCACAGATATCACAATTAATACTCATCAGTGGAGGTGGACCGACACCTCTGGCAGCTCCGGTAAGCGAGAACGAAATCAGCCCCTTCGGCTGCGTTTACACCCTCTTCAGCCCGTTGTTCTTTTGCGGCTTGAAGAGGAGCTTCTTCTACTCATCCAGAGGCAAACATTTCAACCCGTGTCTTGACGTTGAGTGCAACTCAATTCCGGGACACGTTCTAAAGTACATAGCTAACGGCCAACAGTGGCCTCAAGGCGATGCAGCCTTCCACAGAAGAATTTTAGTGCCAACGTTGCTGGTGCACGGCTTGCAGGATCAAAAAGTTACGTTAGTGCAGCAGTGCGAAATGGAAAGG ACCATTCCAAGGGCTTTCTTGGAATTAATACCGAATGCTGGACACATGGCGATGTTGGACACCCCAGAACACCTCAACCATATGATCTTATGTTTTTTGGACTGGTGGACGTAA
- the LOC109594888 gene encoding COP9 signalosome complex subunit 2: MSDGEDDFMCDDEEDYGLEYSEDSNSEPDVDLENQYYNSKALKEEEPRAALTSFQKVLELESGEKGEWGFKALKQMIKINFKLANFEEMMCRYKQLLTYIKSAVTRNHSEKSINSILDYISTSRNMELLQNFYETTLEALKDAKNDRLWFKTNTKLGKLYYDRGDFNKLAKILKQLHQSCQTDDGEDDLKKGTQLLEIYALEIQMYTAQKNNKKLKTLYEQSLHIKSAIPHPLIMGVIRECGGKMHLREGEFEKAHTDFFEAFKNYDESGSPRRTTCLKYLVLANMLMKSGINPFDSQEAKPYKNDSEILAMTNLVNAYQTNDINEFESILKQNRQNIMDDPFIREHIEDLLRNIRTQVLIKLIKPYTRIQIPFISNELNIDVSEVESLLVSCILDNTIQGRIDQVNQVLFLDRTTINSARYNALDRWTNQLNTLHMSIVNKMA; the protein is encoded by the exons atgtcagaTGGCGAGGATGATTTCATGTGCGACGATGAAGAAGACTACGGACTC GAATACTCCGAGGACAGCAATTCAGAACCCGATGTAGATttagaaaatcaatattacaATAGTAAGGCGCTGAAAGAAGAGGAACCCAGGGCTGCTTTGACTTCATTTCAGAAAGTGTTGGAGCTCGAAAGTGGAGAGAAAGGAGAATGGGGTTTCAAAGCCTTAAaacaaatgattaaaattaattttaaattg GCgaattttgaagaaatgatgTGTCGCTATAAGCAATTGTTAACATACATTAAAAGTGCAGTTACTAGAAACCATAGTGAAAAGtccattaattcaatattagatTATATTTCCACATCCAGAAAT atggAACTGCTGCAAAACTTCTATGAGACTACACTAGAAGCACTCAAAGATGCTAAAAATGATAGGCTGTGGTTTAAGACAAATACTAAACTTGGAAAACTTTATTATGATAGAGGAGATTTTAATAAGCTAGCCAAAATTCTGAAACAGCTACATCAGTCTTGCCAGACGGATGATGGAGAGGATGATTTAAAGAAGGGTACACAACTGTTGGAAATCTATGCCTTGGAAATACAAATGTACACTGCTCAGAAGAacaataagaaactgaaaactCTTTATGAGCAGTCCTTACATATTAAATCAGCAATTCCTCATCCGCTCATCATGGGTGTAATTAGGG AATGTGGCGGTAAAATGCATCTCCGCGAGGGTGAATTCGAGAAGGCCCACACGGATTTCTTTGAGGCCTTTAAAAACTACGACGAATCAGGTAGTCCAAGGCGAACGACCTGCCTTAAATATTTGGTCCTTGCCAATAT GTTAATGAAATCGGGGATTAATCCGTTCGATTCTCAGGAAGCCAAGCCTTATAAGAATGACTCGGAAATTCTCGCAATGACTAACCTGGTCAATGCTTATCAAACTAatgatattaatgaatttgaatccattttaaaacaaaataggcAGAATATTATGGATGATCCATTTATTAGAGAGCACATTGAAG atttactcAGGAATATACGAACCCaggttttgataaaattaataaaaccataTACTAGAATTCAAATTCCCTTTATATCCAATGAGCTGAACATAGATGTGTCAGAAGTAGAAAGTTTGTTAGTCTCCTGTATCTTAGACAA TACAATACAAGGACGGATAGATCAAGTAAATCAAGTACTATTTTTGGATAGGACAACTATAAATTCAGCAAGATACAATGCCTTAGACCGATGGACAAACCAATTGAACACACTACACATGTCTATTGTCAACAAAATGGCTTAA